In Streptomyces sp. NBC_01551, one DNA window encodes the following:
- a CDS encoding methylated-DNA--[protein]-cysteine S-methyltransferase — MDSTERPRGPRLEWTVVASDIGPLLLAATPEGLVRVEFHAAPDRVDKMIGSLVSRLGADAWRPPPGEEVLLAEPIRQLTAYFAGSLRRFDLPLDWRLSSGFNRQVLLELDRSVPYGAVVGYGELAARVGQPGAAQAVGNAMGSNPLPLVVACHRVVENDGGIGGFGGGVETKRRLLALEGVLPEPLF, encoded by the coding sequence GTGGACAGCACCGAGCGGCCCCGCGGGCCGCGCCTCGAATGGACCGTCGTCGCCAGCGACATCGGTCCCCTGCTCCTGGCCGCGACCCCCGAGGGCCTGGTCCGGGTCGAGTTCCATGCCGCCCCGGACCGGGTCGACAAGATGATCGGCTCGCTCGTCTCCCGGCTCGGCGCCGACGCCTGGCGGCCGCCGCCGGGCGAGGAGGTGCTGCTGGCCGAGCCGATACGTCAGCTGACCGCGTACTTCGCCGGATCGCTGCGCCGTTTCGACCTGCCCCTGGACTGGCGGCTCAGCTCCGGCTTCAACCGCCAGGTACTCCTGGAGCTGGACCGCTCCGTGCCCTACGGCGCGGTCGTCGGGTACGGGGAGCTGGCCGCCCGCGTCGGTCAGCCCGGCGCGGCCCAGGCGGTGGGCAACGCCATGGGGTCGAACCCGCTGCCGTTGGTGGTCGCCTGCCACCGGGTCGTGGAGAACGACGGCGGCATCGGGGGCTTCGGCGGCGGCGTCGAGACCAAACGCCGGCTACTGGCGCTGGAGGGCGTCCTCCCCGAGCCCCTGTTCTGA
- a CDS encoding MFS transporter — MLRLASASLAGTAIEFYDFFVYGTAAALVLGPLFFPSFSPLAGTLAAFATFGVGFLARPLGSAVFGHIGDRYGRRPVLLGSLLLTGLATVAVGCVPSYASIGVAAPLLLLLLRFLQGLGLGGEWGGAVLLTAEHAPEGRRGLWSSFPQAGPAVGFLLANGLMLGLSASLTDAQFTAWGWRVPFWAAGLLALAGLWLRRSVEETPEFRALAETGRRAEAPLAEVVRGHWRLLLLTGGALAVGYAVFYAVTTWSLAYATEHLRVERTVMLACVMAAVALKGLATPLMALLGDRYGRRPVSLAGCTACALWMFPFVALLRTADPLLMTLGCVGALLGMVAMFAVVGAYLPELYAPRIRCTGAAVGYNLGGVLGGALTPIVATALADGSGPPWGVAVYLTGVALVSLVCFALLPETNPVLVRAKAPGTETGAAEAAAPA; from the coding sequence ATGCTGCGGCTCGCCTCGGCCTCCCTCGCCGGCACCGCCATCGAGTTCTACGACTTCTTCGTCTACGGCACGGCCGCCGCCCTGGTGCTCGGCCCGCTGTTCTTCCCGTCCTTCTCCCCGCTCGCCGGCACCCTCGCCGCCTTCGCGACCTTCGGCGTCGGCTTCCTCGCCCGCCCCCTCGGCTCGGCCGTCTTCGGCCACATCGGCGACCGCTACGGACGGCGCCCGGTGCTGCTGGGCTCCCTGCTGCTCACCGGCCTGGCCACCGTCGCGGTGGGCTGCGTGCCCTCGTACGCCTCGATCGGGGTGGCCGCGCCCCTCCTGCTGCTCCTGCTCCGCTTCCTGCAGGGGCTCGGCCTCGGCGGCGAATGGGGCGGCGCGGTGCTGCTGACCGCCGAGCACGCCCCCGAGGGCCGGCGCGGGCTGTGGTCCAGCTTCCCGCAGGCCGGCCCGGCGGTGGGCTTCCTGCTGGCCAACGGGCTGATGCTGGGCCTGTCCGCGTCCCTGACCGACGCGCAGTTCACCGCCTGGGGCTGGCGGGTGCCGTTCTGGGCCGCCGGACTGCTGGCCCTGGCCGGGCTGTGGCTGCGGCGATCGGTCGAGGAGACCCCCGAGTTCCGGGCGCTCGCCGAGACCGGCCGGCGCGCCGAGGCACCCCTGGCCGAGGTGGTACGGGGCCACTGGCGGCTGCTCCTGCTGACCGGCGGGGCCCTCGCCGTCGGATACGCCGTCTTCTACGCGGTCACCACCTGGTCCCTCGCCTACGCGACCGAGCACCTGCGGGTGGAGCGCACCGTGATGCTCGCCTGCGTCATGGCGGCCGTCGCCCTAAAGGGCCTGGCGACCCCGCTGATGGCGCTGCTCGGCGACCGCTACGGGCGGCGGCCGGTGTCCCTGGCGGGGTGCACGGCCTGCGCCCTGTGGATGTTCCCCTTCGTGGCGCTGCTGCGCACGGCGGACCCGCTGCTGATGACGCTGGGCTGCGTCGGGGCGCTGCTGGGCATGGTGGCGATGTTCGCGGTGGTGGGCGCGTACCTCCCGGAGCTGTACGCCCCTCGGATCCGCTGTACGGGCGCGGCCGTCGGCTACAACCTCGGCGGGGTGCTGGGCGGGGCGCTGACCCCGATCGTGGCGACGGCGCTGGCGGACGGCTCGGGTCCGCCGTGGGGCGTCGCGGTGTACCTGACCGGCGTGGCCCTGGTCAGCCTGGTGTGCTTCGCGCTGCTGCCGGAGACGAACCCGGTGCTGGTACGGGCGAAGGCGCCGGGCACGGAAACGGGGGCGGCCGAAGCGGCCGCCCCCGCGTAG
- a CDS encoding recombinase family protein — MNTKTLPRRTVAFLYARISEDPRDRRRGVNRQMSDLRTFSEENDWEVGGEYIENDVSAHSGEERPEYDRLMADAIEAAQEPGVRVIVVGYHPSRVWRRRVERAQAIEDLRHAKCWVAFESGGLFNMAKASDRSQLANLGESDTAESEVKSERVARAALERAQEGRANGPVAYGWRRQYEYDARGQVDGFHDVEDPEQAAVVRDIVTRLLSGASLISITADLNERGVPAPGAGMRLKRRAVGQNADGSLWNKTSVKKLALRPANVGLRVHQGVEYKAAWPALITDEQYAQLRNLFAERAVVRELPGARKHLLTWGEVATCGPCGSVLRVALKGNATRGRKQSTYVCDASGCVGRNEEALDRYVGTVVVKLLSKPAAADVFRGDDSAALAALERAEGLKARQEAAADDYADGIITREQLRRITAKLAKQITDAQNEARRLRPAFDLDAFKGLVGPGSEEAWKALLVPQKRRVLDGLGLRLTVQPVARRGPGFDETTIDLEWS; from the coding sequence GTGAACACTAAGACGCTGCCGCGCCGTACCGTCGCCTTCCTGTACGCCCGGATCTCCGAGGACCCGCGCGACCGGCGACGGGGCGTCAACCGGCAGATGAGCGACCTGCGCACGTTCTCCGAGGAGAACGATTGGGAGGTCGGCGGGGAGTACATCGAGAACGACGTCTCCGCCCACTCGGGGGAGGAGCGCCCCGAGTACGACCGGCTGATGGCCGACGCCATCGAGGCCGCTCAAGAGCCGGGGGTGCGCGTCATCGTGGTCGGATACCACCCGTCCCGCGTCTGGCGGCGCCGTGTCGAGCGGGCGCAGGCCATCGAGGACCTGAGGCACGCGAAGTGCTGGGTGGCGTTCGAGTCGGGCGGCCTGTTCAACATGGCGAAGGCGTCGGACCGGTCGCAGCTCGCCAACCTCGGCGAGTCCGACACCGCCGAGTCCGAGGTGAAGTCGGAACGCGTCGCCCGCGCAGCCCTGGAGCGCGCACAGGAGGGCCGGGCGAACGGGCCCGTGGCGTACGGGTGGAGGCGCCAGTACGAGTACGACGCCCGCGGCCAGGTCGACGGGTTCCATGACGTCGAGGACCCCGAACAGGCCGCCGTCGTCCGCGACATCGTCACCCGCCTGCTGTCCGGAGCCAGCCTCATCAGCATCACGGCCGACCTGAACGAGCGCGGGGTGCCGGCGCCCGGTGCGGGGATGCGACTCAAGCGGCGGGCGGTCGGACAGAACGCTGACGGGTCGCTGTGGAACAAGACCAGCGTCAAGAAGCTCGCGCTGCGCCCGGCGAACGTGGGGCTCCGCGTCCACCAGGGCGTGGAGTACAAAGCGGCATGGCCGGCGCTCATCACGGACGAGCAGTACGCGCAGCTCCGGAACCTGTTCGCGGAGCGGGCCGTCGTGCGTGAGCTGCCAGGGGCGCGGAAACACCTGCTGACGTGGGGCGAGGTCGCGACGTGCGGGCCGTGCGGGTCGGTCCTCCGGGTCGCCCTGAAGGGGAACGCGACGCGCGGCCGGAAGCAGTCGACGTACGTCTGCGACGCGAGCGGATGCGTCGGCCGGAATGAGGAAGCCCTCGACAGGTACGTCGGCACGGTGGTGGTGAAGCTGCTGTCGAAGCCTGCGGCGGCTGACGTGTTCCGCGGTGACGACTCGGCGGCTTTGGCGGCCCTGGAACGGGCGGAGGGGTTGAAGGCCCGGCAGGAGGCGGCGGCGGACGACTACGCGGACGGGATCATTACCCGCGAGCAGCTACGACGGATCACGGCGAAGCTGGCGAAGCAGATCACGGACGCGCAGAACGAGGCGCGCAGGTTGCGGCCGGCCTTCGACCTCGACGCGTTCAAAGGGCTTGTGGGGCCTGGATCCGAGGAGGCGTGGAAGGCACTCCTGGTGCCTCAGAAGCGGCGGGTCCTGGACGGCCTCGGGCTGCGCCTGACGGTGCAACCGGTCGCGCGGCGCGGTCCGGGGTTCGATGAGACCACCATCGACCTGGAGTGGTCGTGA
- a CDS encoding helix-turn-helix domain-containing protein translates to MREARLARGLMLKDAAAMAGVDTGALSRFERGQEHVSLPALYRLAKAIGLEALERELAPYVLEHKK, encoded by the coding sequence ATGCGTGAGGCACGACTCGCACGCGGACTCATGCTCAAGGACGCCGCCGCGATGGCTGGCGTCGACACCGGAGCGCTCTCGCGCTTCGAGCGCGGTCAGGAGCACGTGAGCCTCCCCGCGCTGTACCGGCTGGCTAAGGCCATCGGTCTTGAGGCGCTGGAGCGCGAGCTGGCGCCCTACGTGCTGGAGCACAAGAAGTGA
- a CDS encoding TerD family protein, producing MTAELVRGQNHPLSQSRVEIRVSAGTPVLALASAADDEGRLAGPGAVAHPGARALAGLEVPGAVSGAHRFTVDLDAVGPAVHRVGLLLVLPAGGPVRFGAVPASYVAVAEPGGAEIAGYTLTGLDSESAVVALELYRRQGAWKVRAVGQGYADGLGALLADAGLAGPAAVALAAEVVGVAAPAEPSPAVTRGPRAPQEAAPSSAAPAVPAGPAPEAPEPIPVSAVPYPGTPGPAPADSADGPPTISYAHPRRRRTSTEPPEPAPPRAEPPQPGEPPRPVAGDAAGWSMEERLYNQVWGMFEDLARTVAAYRGAVEFADSRMDRELDEALSDPRHRIGGAGDAARDAARGRRDELVERAQAVLDRDLAQLVAETEVVEPALPAPYARWDNPVWHGGRSAGLPEENPLALRLGDLHLPERPGLRIPMLMRLPLERGIWIDNGRTGSEAAMAMDTDRLRRAAMDMAVAHAVRLLAVHPCDKLSVHVIDAAGAGAASLAPLVRSGVLAGPPAAGAEGVTRTLEALTRRVDLVQMALRAGAPEDLPPDVDTAGQLLIVHDFPHGFDDRAVTRLRYLADEGPAVGVHLLMVADRDEASAYGPLLDPLWRSLMRLSPVPDNHLADPWVGHHWTFEPDLPPRGSQVLDQALDRIAAARRGSRP from the coding sequence ATGACGGCCGAACTGGTCCGGGGGCAGAATCACCCCCTGTCCCAGAGCCGGGTGGAGATCAGGGTTTCGGCGGGTACGCCCGTGCTGGCCCTGGCTTCCGCCGCCGACGACGAGGGCCGGCTGGCCGGCCCCGGGGCGGTGGCCCACCCCGGTGCCCGCGCCCTCGCCGGACTGGAGGTCCCCGGGGCGGTGTCCGGCGCACACCGGTTCACCGTCGACCTCGACGCCGTCGGGCCGGCCGTGCACCGGGTCGGGCTGCTGCTCGTCCTGCCGGCCGGCGGCCCGGTGCGCTTCGGCGCGGTCCCCGCGTCCTACGTGGCGGTGGCCGAACCCGGGGGCGCCGAGATCGCCGGGTACACCCTGACCGGGCTGGACTCCGAGAGCGCCGTCGTGGCCCTGGAGCTCTACCGGCGCCAGGGCGCCTGGAAGGTCCGCGCCGTGGGCCAGGGGTACGCCGACGGGCTCGGCGCGCTGCTGGCCGACGCCGGGCTGGCCGGTCCCGCCGCCGTCGCGCTGGCCGCGGAGGTCGTGGGAGTCGCGGCGCCCGCCGAGCCCTCGCCCGCCGTGACGCGGGGTCCGCGGGCCCCGCAGGAGGCCGCGCCTTCGTCCGCCGCTCCGGCCGTTCCCGCCGGTCCCGCGCCCGAGGCGCCGGAGCCGATCCCCGTCTCCGCGGTCCCCTACCCCGGTACGCCGGGCCCCGCGCCGGCGGACTCCGCCGACGGGCCGCCCACCATCAGCTACGCGCACCCGCGCCGCCGCCGGACCAGCACCGAACCGCCCGAGCCGGCGCCGCCGCGGGCCGAGCCGCCGCAGCCCGGCGAGCCGCCCCGCCCCGTCGCCGGGGACGCGGCGGGGTGGTCCATGGAGGAGCGGCTCTACAACCAGGTCTGGGGCATGTTCGAGGACCTGGCCCGCACGGTCGCCGCCTACCGCGGCGCCGTCGAGTTCGCCGACTCCCGGATGGACCGGGAGCTCGACGAGGCCCTGTCCGACCCCCGGCACCGCATCGGAGGGGCCGGCGACGCCGCCCGGGACGCCGCGCGCGGGCGCCGCGACGAGCTGGTCGAGCGGGCCCAGGCCGTGCTCGACCGGGACCTCGCCCAGCTGGTCGCGGAGACCGAGGTGGTCGAGCCCGCGCTGCCGGCCCCGTACGCCCGCTGGGACAACCCCGTCTGGCACGGCGGCCGCTCCGCCGGGCTGCCCGAGGAGAACCCGCTGGCCCTGCGCCTCGGCGACCTGCACCTGCCCGAGCGGCCCGGCCTGCGCATCCCGATGCTGATGCGGCTCCCGCTGGAGCGCGGGATCTGGATCGACAACGGCCGCACCGGTTCCGAGGCCGCCATGGCCATGGACACCGACCGGCTGCGCCGGGCCGCCATGGACATGGCCGTCGCGCACGCCGTGCGGCTGCTCGCGGTCCACCCCTGCGACAAGCTCTCCGTCCACGTCATCGACGCGGCCGGGGCCGGCGCGGCCTCGCTGGCCCCGCTGGTGCGCTCCGGGGTGCTGGCCGGGCCGCCCGCCGCCGGGGCCGAGGGAGTGACCCGGACGCTGGAGGCGCTGACCCGACGGGTGGACCTCGTACAGATGGCGCTGCGGGCCGGGGCGCCGGAGGACCTGCCGCCGGACGTGGACACGGCCGGGCAGCTGCTGATCGTCCACGACTTCCCGCACGGGTTCGACGACCGCGCGGTCACCCGGCTGCGGTACCTGGCCGACGAGGGCCCGGCGGTCGGCGTGCACCTGCTGATGGTCGCGGACCGGGACGAGGCCTCGGCGTACGGGCCGCTGCTGGATCCGCTCTGGCGCTCGCTCATGCGGCTGTCGCCGGTCCCGGACAACCACCTCGCCGACCCCTGGGTCGGGCACCACTGGACCTTCGAGCCGGATCTGCCGCCGCGGGGCAGTCAGGTCCTGGACCAGGCACTCGACCGGATCGCGGCGGCCCGGCGCGGGTCCCGCCCCTGA
- a CDS encoding TerD family protein — MTVNMTKGQAISLQKADGGTLTAVRMGLGWQAAKRRGLFGSRTREIDLDASAVLFADKQPVDVVFFRHLQSDDGSVRHTGDNLVGGAGQGGDDESILVDLQRVPVHIDQIVFTVNSFTGQTFQEVQNAFCRIVDETNGQELARYTLDGGGQYTAQIMAKVSRVGAGWQMTALGNPANGRTFQDLMPAILPHL; from the coding sequence GTGACGGTCAACATGACCAAGGGTCAGGCCATCAGTCTGCAGAAGGCGGACGGAGGCACGCTGACCGCGGTCCGGATGGGCCTCGGCTGGCAGGCGGCCAAGCGCCGCGGACTGTTCGGTTCGCGGACCCGGGAGATCGACCTGGACGCGTCGGCGGTTCTCTTCGCCGACAAGCAGCCCGTGGACGTCGTGTTCTTCCGGCACCTGCAGAGCGACGACGGCTCGGTCCGGCACACGGGTGACAACCTCGTCGGCGGCGCCGGCCAGGGCGGGGACGACGAGTCGATCCTCGTCGACCTCCAGCGGGTGCCGGTGCACATCGACCAGATCGTCTTCACGGTGAACTCGTTCACCGGCCAGACCTTCCAGGAAGTGCAGAACGCGTTCTGCCGCATCGTCGACGAGACCAACGGCCAGGAGCTGGCCCGCTACACCCTCGACGGCGGCGGCCAGTACACCGCGCAGATCATGGCGAAGGTGTCCCGTGTCGGCGCGGGCTGGCAGATGACGGCCCTCGGCAACCCGGCCAACGGCCGGACGTTCCAGGACCTGATGCCGGCGATCCTGCCGCACCTGTAA
- the uvrB gene encoding excinuclease ABC subunit UvrB — MRPVSKIERTVAPFEVVSPYQPSGDQPTAIAELEKRIRAGEKDVVLLGATGTGKSATTAWMIEKLQRPTLVMAPNKTLAAQLANEFRELLPNNAVEYFVSYYDYYQPEAYVPQSDTYIEKDSSINEEVERLRHSATNSLLTRRDVIVVASVSCIYGLGTPQEYVDRMVALKVGEEIDRDQLLRRFVDIQYTRNDVAFTRGTFRVRGDTIEIFPVYEELAVRIEMFGDEIEALSTLHPLTGEVISEDRELYVFPASHYVAGPERMEKAVAGIEAELAERLAELEKQGKMLEAQRLRMRTTYDLEMMRQIGSCSGIENYSLHMDDRERGSAPNTLIDYFPEDFLLVIDESHVTVPQIGAMYEGDASRKRTLVDHGFRLPSALDNRPLKWEEFQERIGQTVYLSATPGKYELSRGDGFVEQIIRPTGLVDPEVVVKPTEGQIDDLVHEIRARVEKDERVLVTTLTKKMAEDLTDYFLELGIQVRYLHSDVDTLRRIELLRELRAGEYDVLVGINLLREGLDLPEVSLVAILDADKEGFLRSGTSLIQTIGRAARNVSGQVHMYADKMTPAMEKAIDETNRRREKQIAYNTANGIDPQPLRKKINDIVATIAREELDTEQLLGTGYRQGKDGKGPKAAVPALGGKATQAKAGKGAKGGKGAKGAEVLTDRPAEELASLIEQMTERMRAAAAELQFEVAARIRDEVGELKKELRQMKEAGLA; from the coding sequence ATGCGGCCCGTATCGAAGATCGAACGCACGGTGGCGCCTTTCGAGGTCGTCAGCCCCTACCAGCCCAGCGGTGACCAGCCGACGGCCATCGCCGAGCTGGAGAAGCGCATCCGTGCAGGTGAGAAGGACGTCGTACTGCTGGGTGCGACCGGCACCGGCAAGTCGGCGACCACGGCGTGGATGATCGAGAAGCTCCAGCGGCCCACGCTGGTGATGGCTCCGAACAAGACCCTCGCCGCCCAGCTGGCGAACGAGTTCCGCGAGCTGCTGCCGAACAACGCCGTCGAGTACTTCGTCTCGTACTACGACTACTACCAGCCCGAGGCCTACGTACCGCAGTCGGACACCTACATCGAGAAGGACTCCTCGATCAACGAGGAGGTGGAGCGGCTGCGCCACTCCGCCACCAACTCGCTGCTGACCCGGCGGGACGTCATCGTCGTCGCGTCCGTGTCCTGCATCTACGGCCTCGGCACCCCGCAGGAGTACGTCGACCGGATGGTCGCCCTCAAGGTGGGCGAGGAGATCGACCGCGACCAGCTGCTGCGCCGCTTCGTCGACATCCAGTACACCCGCAACGACGTGGCCTTCACCCGGGGCACCTTCCGCGTGCGCGGCGACACCATCGAGATCTTCCCGGTCTACGAGGAACTGGCCGTCCGCATCGAGATGTTCGGCGACGAGATCGAGGCCCTCTCCACCCTGCACCCGCTGACCGGCGAGGTCATCAGCGAGGACCGCGAGCTGTACGTCTTCCCCGCCAGCCACTACGTCGCCGGCCCCGAGCGCATGGAGAAGGCGGTCGCCGGCATCGAGGCCGAGCTGGCGGAGCGCCTGGCCGAGCTGGAGAAGCAGGGCAAGATGCTGGAGGCGCAGCGGCTGCGCATGCGCACCACGTACGACCTGGAGATGATGCGTCAGATCGGCTCCTGCTCCGGTATCGAGAACTACTCGCTGCACATGGACGACCGTGAGCGGGGCTCCGCGCCCAACACCCTCATCGACTACTTCCCCGAGGACTTCCTCCTAGTCATCGACGAGTCGCATGTCACCGTTCCGCAGATCGGCGCGATGTACGAGGGAGACGCCTCGCGCAAGCGGACCCTGGTCGACCACGGCTTCCGGCTGCCGTCGGCGCTCGACAACCGGCCGCTGAAGTGGGAGGAGTTCCAGGAGCGGATCGGCCAGACGGTCTATCTGTCGGCCACCCCCGGCAAGTACGAGCTCTCGCGCGGCGACGGTTTCGTCGAGCAGATCATCCGCCCGACCGGGCTCGTCGACCCCGAGGTCGTGGTCAAGCCGACCGAGGGTCAGATCGACGACCTGGTGCACGAGATCCGCGCGCGGGTCGAGAAGGACGAGCGGGTCCTGGTCACCACCCTCACCAAGAAGATGGCCGAGGACCTCACCGACTACTTCCTGGAGCTCGGCATCCAGGTCCGCTACCTGCACAGCGACGTGGACACCCTGCGCCGCATCGAGCTGCTGCGCGAGCTGCGGGCCGGCGAGTACGACGTCCTGGTCGGCATCAACCTGCTGCGCGAGGGCCTCGACCTGCCCGAGGTGTCGCTGGTGGCCATCCTCGACGCGGACAAGGAAGGCTTCCTGCGCTCCGGGACCTCGCTGATCCAGACCATCGGCCGCGCGGCGCGCAACGTCTCCGGCCAGGTCCACATGTATGCGGACAAGATGACCCCGGCGATGGAGAAGGCCATCGACGAGACCAATCGGCGCCGCGAGAAGCAGATCGCGTACAACACGGCCAACGGGATCGACCCGCAGCCGCTGCGCAAGAAGATCAACGACATCGTGGCCACCATCGCCCGCGAGGAGCTCGACACCGAGCAGCTGCTCGGGACCGGGTACCGGCAGGGCAAGGACGGCAAGGGCCCCAAGGCCGCGGTGCCCGCGCTCGGCGGCAAGGCCACCCAGGCGAAGGCGGGCAAGGGAGCCAAGGGCGGCAAGGGGGCCAAGGGCGCCGAGGTGCTCACCGACCGGCCGGCCGAGGAACTGGCATCGCTCATCGAGCAGATGACCGAGCGGATGCGGGCCGCCGCGGCCGAGCTCCAGTTCGAGGTGGCCGCCCGGATCCGGGACGAGGTGGGCGAGCTGAAGAAGGAGCTGCGACAGATGAAGGAAGCGGGCCTCGCCTGA
- a CDS encoding TerC family protein → MDVSLYLWVLTILGLGILIGADFFIGRKPHDVSVKEAGIWTVVWIVLAVLFGLGLMFFGHGQASQEFFAGFITEKSLSVDNLFVFVLIMAKFAVPSQLQQRVLLVGVLIALVLRAIFIAAGAAIITNFSWVFYIFGAFLIYTAWKLIQEARQDEEEDEFEENRLLKSIEKKFGVADQYHGTKLFIRNNGKRILTPLMIVMLAIGTTDVLFALDSIPAIFGLTQDPYIVFTANAFALMGLRQLYFLIGGLLKKLVHLSYGLSVILGFIGIKLVLHALHESGVHVPQISIPVSLGVICGVLVITTITSLIASKKQAAAEAEAARQESIDA, encoded by the coding sequence GTGGACGTTTCGTTGTACCTCTGGGTGCTGACCATTCTCGGTCTGGGCATCCTGATCGGCGCCGATTTCTTCATCGGCCGCAAACCCCATGACGTGTCGGTGAAGGAAGCCGGCATCTGGACGGTCGTCTGGATCGTCCTCGCCGTGCTCTTCGGCCTCGGCCTGATGTTCTTCGGTCACGGCCAGGCCTCCCAGGAGTTCTTCGCCGGCTTCATCACCGAGAAGTCCCTGAGCGTGGACAACCTGTTCGTCTTCGTCCTGATCATGGCGAAGTTCGCGGTGCCCTCCCAGCTCCAGCAGCGCGTGCTGCTCGTGGGCGTGCTGATCGCCCTGGTGCTCCGCGCGATCTTCATCGCCGCCGGCGCCGCGATCATCACCAACTTCTCGTGGGTCTTCTACATCTTCGGCGCGTTCCTGATCTACACCGCCTGGAAGCTCATCCAGGAGGCGCGCCAGGACGAAGAGGAAGACGAGTTCGAGGAGAACCGTCTGCTGAAGTCGATCGAGAAGAAGTTCGGCGTCGCCGACCAGTACCACGGCACCAAGCTCTTCATCCGGAACAACGGCAAGCGGATCCTGACCCCGCTGATGATCGTGATGCTGGCCATCGGCACCACCGACGTGCTGTTCGCCCTGGACTCGATCCCCGCGATCTTCGGCCTCACCCAGGACCCGTACATCGTCTTCACCGCCAACGCCTTCGCCCTGATGGGTCTGCGCCAGCTGTACTTCCTCATCGGCGGCCTGCTCAAGAAGCTGGTCCACCTCAGCTACGGCCTGTCCGTCATCCTCGGCTTCATCGGGATCAAGCTGGTGCTGCACGCCCTGCACGAGTCCGGGGTGCACGTCCCGCAGATCTCCATCCCGGTCTCGCTGGGTGTCATCTGCGGTGTCCTGGTGATCACCACCATCACCAGCCTGATCGCCTCGAAGAAGCAGGCAGCCGCCGAGGCGGAGGCCGCCCGCCAGGAGAGCATCGACGCGTAA
- a CDS encoding glycerophosphodiester phosphodiesterase family protein, whose product MYVRPAAAAAAAFLGFTLTVLGGTASCAASGPAPGPRAAPGPVGFSTPVVYAHRGASAYAPENTLEAIDLAMRLGFDWVENDVQRTRDGVLVVVHDDTLNRTTDVEQRYPNRKPWKVKDFTAEEIAGLDAGSWFSEEFAGARIPTLREYLARVQRNQQRLLLEIKKPELYPGIERETLKVLDETGWLDERHVASRLVVQSFSADSVRIVHDLRPDLVTAFLGTPTVADLPQYARFTDRINPWHTTISADYVAAVHNLLGAHGKAMEVDTWIVDDPATARKVQEMGVDGIISNAPDVVREAIGGY is encoded by the coding sequence ATGTACGTCCGACCCGCCGCCGCGGCCGCAGCCGCGTTCCTGGGCTTCACCCTCACCGTGCTGGGCGGGACGGCCTCGTGCGCCGCCTCCGGTCCGGCCCCCGGTCCGCGCGCCGCCCCCGGTCCGGTGGGGTTCTCGACCCCCGTCGTGTACGCCCACCGGGGGGCTTCGGCGTACGCCCCGGAGAACACCCTGGAGGCGATCGACCTCGCGATGCGGCTCGGCTTCGACTGGGTCGAGAACGACGTCCAGCGCACCCGGGACGGCGTGCTGGTGGTGGTCCACGACGACACCCTCAACCGTACGACCGACGTCGAGCAGCGCTACCCGAACCGCAAGCCCTGGAAGGTCAAGGACTTCACGGCGGAGGAGATCGCCGGGCTGGACGCGGGCAGCTGGTTCTCCGAGGAGTTCGCGGGCGCCCGCATCCCGACGCTGCGGGAGTACCTCGCCCGGGTGCAGCGCAACCAGCAGCGGCTGCTGCTGGAGATCAAGAAGCCCGAGCTCTACCCCGGGATCGAGCGCGAGACCCTGAAGGTGCTGGACGAGACCGGCTGGCTCGACGAGCGCCACGTGGCGAGCCGGCTGGTCGTGCAGAGCTTCAGCGCCGATTCCGTACGGATCGTGCACGACCTGCGCCCGGACCTCGTGACGGCGTTCCTCGGCACCCCGACGGTGGCCGACCTCCCGCAGTACGCCCGCTTCACGGACCGGATCAACCCCTGGCACACCACCATCTCGGCCGACTACGTCGCCGCGGTGCACAACCTGCTGGGCGCCCACGGCAAGGCCATGGAGGTGGACACCTGGATCGTGGACGACCCGGCGACCGCGCGGAAGGTTCAGGAGATGGGGGTCGACGGAATCATCAGCAACGCCCCGGACGTCGTACGGGAGGCGATCGGCGGGTACTGA